In Arctopsyche grandis isolate Sample6627 chromosome 13, ASM5162203v2, whole genome shotgun sequence, one DNA window encodes the following:
- the LOC143920880 gene encoding facilitated trehalose transporter Tret1-like — protein sequence MAEGRKTVQYAAGICATLTMVYQGIVLGWPSPMIPKLLSGEAGIDITKEQCSWVASLVAFGATPGCIIAQYLGDKIGRKKTILIVAFPCAFGSLMTIFVSTPLLLYIARFISGMGSAIAVVVVSIYIGEISDKQIRGALGTLLTTMANMGNVIIYTVGPFVSYTTLNIICLLVPITFFIACTWIPESPYYYLKIDKFDEAGKEMMKLKSLKTMETIENDLIQIQKHVKRDMEKKTSVVELLKKKEYRKAVIILAGLKILQQLTGTLVIQSYLETILRQTTMKISGAVGSAIYGVVQLIAGICSAIFVDRMGRKPLLFASSLGTGISLTAVGVYFYIQNVVKADVDTMSSISWLPIFGLVGFNVLYSIGLGNLPYVLQSEIFPTNVKSAASSIMTIFGATMAAIVTKMYQGLADTFGIHSVFWMFAAVSYIGVFFVYFVVPETKGKTLEEIQRKLNNISEVEILEETLEAVPLQDGKH from the exons ATGGCTGAAGGAAGAAAAACAGTTCAATATGCAGCTGGAATATGTg CAACTCTCACGATGGTCTATCAAGGGATTGTGTTGGGTTGGCCATCTCCGATGATTCCCAAGCTTTTATCCGGAGAAGCCGGCATTGATATAACGAAA GAACAATGCTCATGGGTTGCATCTTTGGTAGCATTTGGAGCTACGCCAGGTTGCATCATCGCTCAATATCTCGGTGATAAGATTGGAAGAAAAAAAACGATTCTCATAGTTGCCTTTCCATGTGCATTTGGCTCA TTGATGACAATTTTTGTATCAACGCCACTTCTACTATACATTGCAAGGTTTATCAGTGGAATGGGAAGTGCGATAGCAGTAGTT GttgtttcaatatatatcggtGAAATATCAGACAAGCAAATACGAGGGGCTTTGGGCACTCTCCTGACAACTATGGCGAATATGGGAAACGTTATTATTTACACAGTTGGACCTTTCGTATCTTATACGACGctgaatattatatgtttattagtTCCCATCACATTCTTCATTGCTTGTACGTGGATTCCAGAATCACCATATTACTATTTGAAAATCGATAAGTTTGATGAGGCAGGGAAAGAAATGATGAAACTGAAAAGCTTGAAGACTATGGAG ACAATTGAAAATGATTTGATACAAATTCAGAAGCATGTTAAAAGAGATATGGAGAAAAAGACTTCTGTGGTGGAACTGCTCAAGAAGAAAGAGTATAGAAAAGCTGTTATTATTTTAGCAG GTCTAAAGATTCTGCAGCAATTGACTGGCACATTGGTAATACAGTCATATTTAGAAACAATATTGAGACAAACTACAATGAAAATATCAGGAGCTGTTGGCAGTGCTATTTACGGAGTAGTACAATTAATAGCag GAATTTGCTCGGCCATTTTTGTCGACAGGATGGGTCGGAAGCCACTCTTATTCGCATCATCTCTAGGCACTGGAATATCATTGACAGCAGTTGGAGTTTACTTCTACATCCAAAACGTCGTAAAAGCAGATGTAGACACTATGTCCAGCATTTCATGGTTGCCTATCTTTGGACTTGTCGGATTCAACGTCCTATATTCGATAGGATTAGGTAATCTGCCGTATGTATTACAGTCTGAAATATTTCCGACGAACGTCAAAAGTGCAGCTTCGTCTATCATGACTATATTCGGAGCTACAATGGCAGCTATCGTCACGAAAATGTATCAAGGACTAGCAGACACCTTCGGCATACATTCCGTCTTTTGGATGTTTGCTGCGGTGAGTTACATTGGTGTTTTTTTCGTGTATTTCGTCGTACCTGAAACGAAAGGCAAAACTCTAGAAGAAATACAAAGAAAGTTGAACAATATAAGCGAAGTTGAAATCTTGGAAGAGACATTAGAAGCAGTGCCATTACAAGATGGCAAACATTGA
- the LOC143921086 gene encoding uncharacterized protein LOC143921086, with product MTNELMRVIGQVRGWPELNTETMECRLCLGSAPAEASVSIFGDPHPERLEQRIRACCQIYVKRGDGLPDTVCLSCKTNLELLISFRKACFRSNETSQLRLDDCLNIKTEEVLLEDVIWNDEPSLPTTHQKNSEICLKPTPSESELVLHKRFHPGEKLFKCDICLKSYSSKYGLTIHFRSHTGEKPYKCEICLKSFIHRRGLVLHLRAHTGEKPHECEICSKSFTQKSSLLTHKKMHTGIKPHKCDICLKSFFNKNELVIHLKFHTGEKPYTCDICSKSFTLKWNLKLHKKHHTGIKPYECDICPKSFTHKWTLKLHKKLHTRIKPFKCDICSKSFIRENELVTHLRSHTGQKLYKCEICLKPFAKKPNLRLHRKTHTGIKPHKCDICLKSFTQKSNLTKHIRSHSKN from the exons atgacaaatgaaTTGATGCGTGTGATTGGACAAGTTCGTGGCTGGCCAGAGTTAAATACAGAGACGATGGAGtgtaggctttgtcttggatcagCTCCGGCTGAggcttccgtctccatcttcggcgatcctcatccagagcgtttGGAGCAGCGCATTCGGgcctgctgtcaaatttat gttaaaagaggcgacgGGTTACCagacacggtgtgtctttcgtgtaagaccaatctggaattgttaatcagctttcgaaaggcttgttttcgaagcaacgAAACGTCCCAACTGAGGCTAGATGATTGCTTGAacatcaagactgaagaagttttgttGGAGGATGTAATATGGaacgatgagccttcactaccTACAACTCACCAaaagaatagtgaaatttgtttaaagccaACTCCCAGTGAATCTGAACTTGTTTTACACAAAAGATTTCATCCCGGAGAAAAGCtgttcaaatgtgacatttgtttaaaatcatatagtTCTAAATATGGACTTACTATACATTTTAGgtctcacactggggaaaagccttacaagtgtgaaatttgtttaaaatcatttattcatagaCGTGGACTTGTGTTGCATTTAAGagctcacacgggggaaaagcctcacgagtgtgaaatttgttcaaaatcatttactcagaAATCTAGCCTCTTGacacataaaaaaatgcatactgggataaaaccacacaaatgtgacatttgtttgaaatcattttttaacaaaaatgaacttgtgatacatttaaaatttcacacgggggaaaaaccTTACacgtgtgatatttgttcaaaatcatttactcttaAATGGAACCTCAAGTTACATAAAAAAcatcatactgggataaaaccatacgaatgtgacatttgtccAAAATCATTCACTCATAAATGGACCCTCAagttacataaaaaattgcatactaggataaaaccattcaaatgtgacatttgttcaaaatcatttattcgtgAAAATGAACTTGTGACACATTTACGATCTCACACGGGGCAAAAgctttacaagtgtgaaatttgtttaaaaccatTTGCTAAAAAACCTAACCTCAGGCTACATCGAAAAACGcacactgggataaaaccacacaagtgtgatatttgtttaaaatcattcacccaAAAATCGAACCTCACGAAACATATAAGATCTCATTCTAAGAACTAG